A window of the Cucurbita pepo subsp. pepo cultivar mu-cu-16 chromosome LG01, ASM280686v2, whole genome shotgun sequence genome harbors these coding sequences:
- the LOC111791981 gene encoding ABC transporter G family member 14-like yields MSDPQNDAVLAYQTNNVHHQLPLLTVTLKFEELVYKVKLQGKGGGCFGGGGGSLEATREKTILNGLSGVVLPGEILAMLGPSGSGKTTLLTALGGRLSGKLSGKITYNGQPFSGATKRRTGFVAQDDVLYPHLTVAETLLFTALLRLPSSLTADDKAQAVERVISELGLTRCRNSMIGGPLFRGISGGEKKRVSIGQEMLINPSLLLLDEPTSGLDSTTAMRILTTIKRLASGGRTVVTTIHQPSSRLYHMFDKVILLSEGSPIYYGSASSAMDYFSSIGFSTSITINPADLLLDLANGIAPDSKYANEGGENIEEEQKGVKEALISAYDKNISSTLKAELCSLDANNFTNYAKDASKRERKCTEEWCTSWWYQFRVLLQRGLKERRYDAFNRLRIFQVISVAFLGGLLWWHTPSSHIEDRIALLFFFSVFWGFYPLYNAVFTFPQERSMLIKERSSGMYRLSSYFLARTVGDLPLELALPTAFVFIIYFMGGLNPHPPTFLLSLLIVLYSVLVSQSLGLAFGAILMDVKQATTLASVTTLVFLIAGGYYIQQIPPFILWMKYLSYSYYCYKLLLGVQYQNDDVYECRNGELCRVADFPAVKSVGLDGLWVCVCIMALMLVGYRLIAYLALHRVRLR; encoded by the exons ATGTCTGATCCTCAGAACGACGCCGTTCTTGCTTACCAAACCAATAATGTCCACCATCAGCTTCCCCTTCTCACAGTTACTCTCAag TTTGAAGAACTCGTTTATAAAGTGAAATTACAAGGGAAAGGCGGCGGCTGCtttggcggcggcggtggttcGTTGGAAGCTACTAGAGAAAAAACCATTCTCAATGGCCTTAGTGGCGTTGTCTTACCCGGGGAAATCCTTGCCATGCTTGGCCCTTCCGGCAGCGGTAAAACTACCCTTTTGACGGCTCTTGGCGGCCGTTTATCCGGGAAACTCTCCGGTAAAATCACTTACAACGGCCAGCCATTTTCCGGCGCCACCAAGCGCCGGACTGGGTTTGTTGCTCAAGATGACGTTTTGTACCCTCATTTAACCGTTGCTGAAACCCTTCTCTTCACTGCCCTTCTCCGCCTCCCTTCCTCCCTGACCGCCGATGACAAAGCCCAAGCCGTTGAGCGAGTCATCTCCGAGTTGGGTCTGACTCGGTGTCGCAATAGTATGATCGGCGGCCCACTTTTCCGGGGAATCTCCGgcggagagaagaaaagagttAGTATTGGTCAAGAGATGCTGATTAACCCAAGCTTGCTGTTGCTGGATGAGCCTACCTCCGGCTTGGACTCGACCACTGCCATGAGAATTCTTACCACCATTAAACGGTTAGCGAGTGGCGGTCGGACCGTCGTGACGACGATTCACCAACCGTCGAGCCGCCTCTACCACATGTTTGATAAGGTTATTTTGCTGTCGGAAGGCAGCCCTATCTACTATGGCTCAGCTTCATCTGCCATGGATTACTTCTCCTCCATTGGATTCTCAACTTCCATTACAATCAATCCAGCTGATCTCCTTCTTGATCTTGCAAATG GAATTGCCCCTGATTCAAAGTATGCAAATGAGGGAGGAGAGAAcatagaagaagaacaaaagggAGTGAAGGAAGCACTAATTTCAGCTTATGACAAGAACATTTCCTCCACTTTGAAGGCTGAGCTTTGCAGTTTGGATGCCAATAACTTCACCAACTATGCAAAAGATGCCTCAA agagagaaaggaaatgCACAGAGGAGTGGTGCACCAGCTGGTGGTATCAATTCAGAGTGCTGTTGCAGAGAGGGCTGAAGGAGAGACGATATGACGCCTTCAATCGCCTGAGGATTTTTCAAGTCATTAGCGTTGCTTTTCTTGGTGGACTCCTTTGGTGGCACACTCCATCCTCTCACATTGAAGATCGC ATAGCGTTGCTGTTCTTCTTCTCAGTATTTTGGGGGTTCTACCCACTGTACAACGCAGTGTTCACATTCCCACAAGAGCGCAGCATGCTAATAAAGGAGCGCTCATCCGGCATGTACCGTCTGTCCTCCTACTTTCTAGCGCGCACAGTGGGCGACCTCCCATTAGAGCTGGCCCTCCCCACAGCCTTCGTATTCATAATCTACTTCATGGGAGGCCTCAACCCCCACCCACCCACCTTCCTCCTCTCCCTCCTCATCGTCCTCTACAGCGTCCTCGTCTCCCAAAGCCTCGGCTTGGCCTTCGGCGCCATCCTCATGGACGTCAAGCAGGCCACCACCCTCGCCTCCGTCACCACCCTCGTCTTCCTCATCGCCGGCGGCTACTACATCCAACAAATCCCCCCCTTCATCCTCTGGATGAAGTACCTCAGCTACAGCTACTACTGCTACAAGCTGCTCCTGGGTGTGCAGTATCAAAACGACGACGTTTACGAGTGTCGGAATGGGGAGCTTTGTCGGGTGGCGGATTTCCCGGCCGTTAAATCTGTCGGGTTGGATGGGCTGTGGGTTTGTGTCTGTATTATGGCGCTCATGTTGGTGGGTTACCGCTTGATTGCGTATTTGGCTCTTCATAGGGTCAGATTGAGATGA
- the LOC111798922 gene encoding probable apyrase 7 isoform X2, whose amino-acid sequence MVLGRFRDVFSSVASRLSGRQSSTDAYKSSSPPLIDSSPPLVAGFSSPALKNNIRLSSSLQDLSAYRRLDLEEGNHGLGNAASDFRTLQRENAGSSFSKEKALPGGSSRWPIKKWVRTIVLFLCLLLVCFLIYTVSMYIYSYWSHGTPRYFVVLDCGSTGTRAYVYQANINYKKDGALPIAIRSYTGQKKKSKSQSGRAYDRMETEPGLDKLVRNVTGLKKAIKPLLHWAEKQIPKRAHESTSLFLYATAGVRKLPPADSKWILDNAWSILKSSRFLCQREWVKTITGTEEAYYGWIALNYQKQLLGVKPRELTYGALDLGGSSLQVTFESKERNESSLNIRIGNVDYHLNAYSLTGYGLNDAFGKSVVHLLRRIQEHEKLDLSKFKLNHPCLHSGYNEKYTCNQCGKLLGRGGNSGISLRLIGAPNWEECSALAKVAVNFSEWSNTSTGLDCDVQPCAITNDYPPPYGNFYAISGFFVVFRFFNLTSEAALDDVLEKGHKFCEKPWEVARASVAPQPFIEQYCFRAPYVVSLLREGLHITDKQIIIGSGSTTWTLGVSLLEAGKTSAVTTRLHLHGSAIPRFFRRPYLPIFRHNTVSTTSVLNIPSPFRLQRWSPMSSGDGRVKMPLSPTVKGSQERPFGLGHGFGSSSGIQLMESSMHRSSSSMVSHSYSSNSLGQMQFDNNSVGSFWTPRRSQMRLQSRRSQSREDLSLTSAETHMVKV is encoded by the exons ATGGTGTTGGGTAGATTTAGGGATGTTTTCTCGTCTGTAGCCAGTCGTTTGTCGGGCCGACAGTCTTCTACGGATGCGTATAAATCATCGTCGCCTCCGTTGATCGATTCTTCGCCTCCTCTTGTTGCTGGATTTTCAAGTCCTGCGCTTAAGAACAATATAAGGCTTTCATCGTCTCTTCAGGATCTCTCTGCTTACCGTAGACTTGATCTCGAAGAGGGTAATCATGGACTTGGGAATGCAGCTTCTGATTTTAGAACGCTCCAGCGAGAGAATGCTGGCTCTAGTTTCTCGAAGGAGAAGGCATTGCCTGGAGGCTCCTCCCGGTGGCCGATCAAGAAGTGGGTGCGAACAATTGTTCTTTTTCTGTGTCTTTTGCTCGtttgttttctaatttatacGGTTTCTATgtatatttattcatattggTCTCATGGAACACCAAGATACTTTGTGGTGCTTGACTGTGGAAGTACTGGCACTCGAGCTTATGTATATCAagcaaatattaattataagaaaGATGGAGCCCTTCCCATTGCCATCAGGTCATATACAGGACAGAAGAAGAAATCGAAGTCTCAGAGCGGACGGGCTTATGATCGAATGGAAACAGAACCAGGGCTTGATAAGTTGGTTCGTAATGTGACTGGTTTGAAGAAAGCAATTAAACCTCTGCTTCATTGGGCTGAGAAGCAGATTCCTAAGCGTGCCCATGAAAGCActtctcttttcctctatGCGACCGCTGGAGTTAGAAAACTACCACCTGCAGATTCGAAATGGATTCTGGACAATGCTTGGTCTATATTAAAGAGTTCGCGCTTTCTTTGCCAGAGAGAATGGGTTAAAACCATTACAGGTACAGAAGAGGCTTACTATGGATGGATTGCCCTTAACTATCAAAAACAATTGTTGGGGGTTAAACCAAGGGAACTAACATATGGGGCACTTGATTTGGGAGGGTCTTCCTTGCAAGTAACTTTTGAAAGCAAGGAACGAAATGAGTCGAGTTTGAACATTAGAATCGGAAATGTTGATTATCATCTTAATGCTTATTCGCTTACTGGGTATGGTTTAAATGATGCATTTGGGAAGTCTGTTGTCCATCTATTAAGAAGGattcaagaacatgaaaagcTAGACCTGTCTAAATTTAAGCTTAACCACCCTTGCCTGCATTCTGGGTACAATGAGAAGTATACCTGTAACCAGTGTGGAAAATTGTTGGGTAGAGGAGGTAATTCAGGAATTTCTCTAAGGCTGATTGGTGCTCCGAATTGGGAAGAATGTTCTGCACTTGCTAAAGTTGCAGTAAATTTTTCCGAATGGTCAAATACGAGCACTGGACTTGATTGTGATGTGCAACCATGTGCCATAACTAATGACTACCCTCCACCGTATGGGAATTTTTATGCCATTTCTGGTTTCTTCGTGGTGTTTCGATTTTTCAATCTGACTTCAGAGGCTGCACTTGATGATGTATTAGAAAAGGGTCACAAATTTTGTGAGAAACCTTGGGAAGTTGCACGGGCTAGTGTTGCTCCACAGCCCTTTATTGAGCAATACTGCTTTAGGGCACCATATGTAGTCTCGCTCCTTAGAGAGGGGTTGCATATTACtgataaacaaattattattggTTCGGGGAGTACAACTTGGACTCTCGGGGTTTCGCTGTTGGAGGCGGGGAAAACGTCTGCAGTTACAACCAGGCTACATCTCCAtg GTAGTGCAATACCTAGATTTTTTCGGAGACCCTATCTCCCAATTTTCCGGCATAATACTGTCTCTACCACATCTGTTCTAAACATTCCATCTCCTTTTCGGTTACAGCGGTGGAGTCCAATGAGTTCTG GGGATGGCAGAGTGAAGATGCCACTGAGTCCAACAGTTAAAGGCTCTCAAGAAAGACCCTTTGGCTTAGGACATGGCTTTGGCAGCAGTAGTGGCATCCAACTTATGGAGTCATCCATGCACCGGTCATCCAGCAGTATGGTCTCGCATAGCTATTCTTCAAATAGTCTTGGCCAAATGCAATTTGACAATAACAGCGTCGGTTCGTTCTGGACCCCACGTCGTAGTCAGATGCGCCTTCAAAGTAGACGTTCGCAATCTCGAGAGGATCTGTCATTGACATCGGCTGAAACACACATGGTGAAGGTTTAG
- the LOC111798922 gene encoding probable apyrase 7 isoform X1 has product MVLGRFRDVFSSVASRLSGRQSSTDAYKSSSPPLIDSSPPLVAGFSSPALKNNIRLSSSLQDLSAYRRLDLEEGNHGLGNAASDFRTLQRENAGSSFSKEKALPGGSSRWPIKKWVRTIVLFLCLLLVCFLIYTVSMYIYSYWSHGTPRYFVVLDCGSTGTRAYVYQANINYKKDGALPIAIRSYTGQKKKSKSQSGRAYDRMETEPGLDKLVRNVTGLKKAIKPLLHWAEKQIPKRAHESTSLFLYATAGVRKLPPADSKWILDNAWSILKSSRFLCQREWVKTITGTEEAYYGWIALNYQKQLLGVKPRELTYGALDLGGSSLQVTFESKERNESSLNIRIGNVDYHLNAYSLTGYGLNDAFGKSVVHLLRRIQEHEKLDLSKFKLNHPCLHSGYNEKYTCNQCGKLLGRGGNSGISLRLIGAPNWEECSALAKVAVNFSEWSNTSTGLDCDVQPCAITNDYPPPYGNFYAISGFFVVFRFFNLTSEAALDDVLEKGHKFCEKPWEVARASVAPQPFIEQYCFRAPYVVSLLREGLHITDKQIIIGSGSTTWTLGVSLLEAGKTSAVTTRLHLHGYKIFKMKIDPLILIVVLFTSLFFLLFALSCVGSAIPRFFRRPYLPIFRHNTVSTTSVLNIPSPFRLQRWSPMSSGDGRVKMPLSPTVKGSQERPFGLGHGFGSSSGIQLMESSMHRSSSSMVSHSYSSNSLGQMQFDNNSVGSFWTPRRSQMRLQSRRSQSREDLSLTSAETHMVKV; this is encoded by the exons ATGGTGTTGGGTAGATTTAGGGATGTTTTCTCGTCTGTAGCCAGTCGTTTGTCGGGCCGACAGTCTTCTACGGATGCGTATAAATCATCGTCGCCTCCGTTGATCGATTCTTCGCCTCCTCTTGTTGCTGGATTTTCAAGTCCTGCGCTTAAGAACAATATAAGGCTTTCATCGTCTCTTCAGGATCTCTCTGCTTACCGTAGACTTGATCTCGAAGAGGGTAATCATGGACTTGGGAATGCAGCTTCTGATTTTAGAACGCTCCAGCGAGAGAATGCTGGCTCTAGTTTCTCGAAGGAGAAGGCATTGCCTGGAGGCTCCTCCCGGTGGCCGATCAAGAAGTGGGTGCGAACAATTGTTCTTTTTCTGTGTCTTTTGCTCGtttgttttctaatttatacGGTTTCTATgtatatttattcatattggTCTCATGGAACACCAAGATACTTTGTGGTGCTTGACTGTGGAAGTACTGGCACTCGAGCTTATGTATATCAagcaaatattaattataagaaaGATGGAGCCCTTCCCATTGCCATCAGGTCATATACAGGACAGAAGAAGAAATCGAAGTCTCAGAGCGGACGGGCTTATGATCGAATGGAAACAGAACCAGGGCTTGATAAGTTGGTTCGTAATGTGACTGGTTTGAAGAAAGCAATTAAACCTCTGCTTCATTGGGCTGAGAAGCAGATTCCTAAGCGTGCCCATGAAAGCActtctcttttcctctatGCGACCGCTGGAGTTAGAAAACTACCACCTGCAGATTCGAAATGGATTCTGGACAATGCTTGGTCTATATTAAAGAGTTCGCGCTTTCTTTGCCAGAGAGAATGGGTTAAAACCATTACAGGTACAGAAGAGGCTTACTATGGATGGATTGCCCTTAACTATCAAAAACAATTGTTGGGGGTTAAACCAAGGGAACTAACATATGGGGCACTTGATTTGGGAGGGTCTTCCTTGCAAGTAACTTTTGAAAGCAAGGAACGAAATGAGTCGAGTTTGAACATTAGAATCGGAAATGTTGATTATCATCTTAATGCTTATTCGCTTACTGGGTATGGTTTAAATGATGCATTTGGGAAGTCTGTTGTCCATCTATTAAGAAGGattcaagaacatgaaaagcTAGACCTGTCTAAATTTAAGCTTAACCACCCTTGCCTGCATTCTGGGTACAATGAGAAGTATACCTGTAACCAGTGTGGAAAATTGTTGGGTAGAGGAGGTAATTCAGGAATTTCTCTAAGGCTGATTGGTGCTCCGAATTGGGAAGAATGTTCTGCACTTGCTAAAGTTGCAGTAAATTTTTCCGAATGGTCAAATACGAGCACTGGACTTGATTGTGATGTGCAACCATGTGCCATAACTAATGACTACCCTCCACCGTATGGGAATTTTTATGCCATTTCTGGTTTCTTCGTGGTGTTTCGATTTTTCAATCTGACTTCAGAGGCTGCACTTGATGATGTATTAGAAAAGGGTCACAAATTTTGTGAGAAACCTTGGGAAGTTGCACGGGCTAGTGTTGCTCCACAGCCCTTTATTGAGCAATACTGCTTTAGGGCACCATATGTAGTCTCGCTCCTTAGAGAGGGGTTGCATATTACtgataaacaaattattattggTTCGGGGAGTACAACTTGGACTCTCGGGGTTTCGCTGTTGGAGGCGGGGAAAACGTCTGCAGTTACAACCAGGCTACATCTCCAtggttataaaatttttaaaatgaagatAGATCCTCTAATTCTTATCGTTGTTTTGTTCACGTCATTGTTTTTCCTGCTTTTTGCATTATCCTGTGTAGGTAGTGCAATACCTAGATTTTTTCGGAGACCCTATCTCCCAATTTTCCGGCATAATACTGTCTCTACCACATCTGTTCTAAACATTCCATCTCCTTTTCGGTTACAGCGGTGGAGTCCAATGAGTTCTG GGGATGGCAGAGTGAAGATGCCACTGAGTCCAACAGTTAAAGGCTCTCAAGAAAGACCCTTTGGCTTAGGACATGGCTTTGGCAGCAGTAGTGGCATCCAACTTATGGAGTCATCCATGCACCGGTCATCCAGCAGTATGGTCTCGCATAGCTATTCTTCAAATAGTCTTGGCCAAATGCAATTTGACAATAACAGCGTCGGTTCGTTCTGGACCCCACGTCGTAGTCAGATGCGCCTTCAAAGTAGACGTTCGCAATCTCGAGAGGATCTGTCATTGACATCGGCTGAAACACACATGGTGAAGGTTTAG
- the LOC111793376 gene encoding probable carotenoid cleavage dioxygenase 4, chloroplastic → MDAIFSPFLTGGNLLLSPPISTARPPFSVAITSVFTEETPKTVKKTNADSPSPRRPPPPAMAKGPSTTRLEPSLPARFFNAFDDLINNFINPPVSPSVDPRYVLADNFAPVDELPPTECEVIQGSLPSSLNGAYIRNGPNPQYLPRGPYHLFDGDGMLHSLRISNGRAVLCSRYVKTYKYTLERDAGHPVFPNVFSGFNGLTASAARGAVAAGRVLTGQYNPANGIGLANTSVAFFGDRLYALGESDLPYSIRLAPNGEIETLGRQDFDGNLFMSMTAHPKSDPDTGETFAFRYGPLPPFLTFFRFDKNGAKQSDVPIFSMNRPSFLHDFAITKKYAVFTEIQIGFNPMLMIMEGRSPVGTDPSTVSRVGLIPRYANDESKMKWFDVPGFNLIHAINAWDEDDAVVLLAPNILSVEHTLERMDLVHALIEEVRIDLKTGIVTRRPLSTRNLDFGVINPSYIGKKNRFIYAGVGDPMPKISGVVKLDVSQQERRDCIVASRIFGPGCYGGEPFFVPRERESSDETALEEDDGYVVSYVHDENSGESKFIVMDAKSPKLEIIAVVKLPRRVPYGFHGLFVKETDLNKL, encoded by the coding sequence ATGGACGccattttttcccctttcctCACCGGCGGAAACCTCCTCCTCTCTCCGCCAATCTCCACCGCCCGACCGCCCTTTTCTGTGGCCATAACATCCGTTTTTACCGAAGAAACCCCCAAAACCGTGAAAAAAACGAATGCCGATTCTCCATCTCCCCGACGACCTCCTCCTCCTGCAATGGCGAAGGGCCCTTCCACCACACGACTCGAACCATCTTTACCGGCGAGGTTTTTCAATGCCTTTGACGACCTGATCAACAACTTCATAAACCCGCCGGTCAGTCCGTCGGTCGATCCACGGTACGTCCTTGCCGACAACTTCGCTCCGGTGGACGAGCTACCACCGACGGAGTGTGAAGTCATCCAAGGCTCGTTGCCTTCGTCTCTCAACGGCGCGTACATTCGTAACGGCCCGAATCCGCAGTACCTTCCCCGTGGGCCCTACCATTTGTTCGACGGCGACGGGATGCTTCACTCGCTTCGAATCTCCAACGGCCGAGCCGTTCTGTGCAGTCGTTATGTCAAGACTTACAAATACACTCTGGAGCGTGATGCTGGTCATCCTGTTTTCCCCAATGTTTTCTCCGGCTTCAATGGACTCACAGCCTCCGCCGCTCGGGGCGCCGTCGCAGCCGGCCGGGTGTTAACCGGCCAGTACAATCCGGCAAACGGCATTGGCCTTGCCAACACTAGTGTCGCTTTCTTTGGCGACCGCCTTTACGCCCTAGGTGAGTCCGATTTACCGTATTCGATCCGATTGGCTCCGAACGGCGAAATTGAAACTCTCGGCCGCCAGGATTTCGACGGAAATCTGTTTATGAGTATGACGGCTCATCCGAAATCCGATCCCGATACTGGTGAAACATTCGCGTTTCGGTACGGTCCTCTGCCTCCGTTTTTAACCTTCTTTCGATTCGACAAAAACGGAGCCAAACAGTCCGATGTGCCGATATTTTCGATGAATCGACCTTCCTTCCTGCACGATTTTGCAATTACGAAAAAGTACGCTGTATTTACAGAGATTCAGATTGGATTTAACCCTATGCTGATGATAATGGAAGGACGATCTCCAGTTGGAACAGATCCATCGACAGTTTCAAGAGTAGGACTAATTCCTCGATACGCTAACGACGAATCGAAGATGAAGTGGTTCGATGTACCTGGATTTAACCTGATTCACGCCATTAACGCTTGGGATGAAGACGACGCTGTGGTTCTGCTGGCGCCGAACATTCTCTCCGTCGAACACACGCTGGAGAGAATGGATCTGGTTCACGCCTTAATCGAGGAGGTCAGAATCGACTTGAAAACAGGAATAGTTACGCGGCGGCCATTGTCTACCAGAAACCTAGACTTCGGAGTGATAAATCCGTCGTACATCGGGAAGAAGAACAGGTTCATATACGCCGGCGTTGGAGATCCAATGCCTAAGATATCGGGAGTAGTAAAGCTCGACGTGTCTCAGCAAGAACGCCGAGACTGCATCGTTGCGAGTAGGATTTTCGGGCCTGGTTGCTACGGCGGCGAGCCGTTTTTCGTGCCgagggaaagggaaagttccGACGAGACGGCGTTGGAGGAAGACGACGGATATGTTGTCTCGTACGTTCACGATGAAAACTCCGGCGAGTCGAAGTTCATCGTCATGGACGCCAAGTCGCCGAAGCTCGAGATTATCGCTGTCGTGAAGCTGCCGCGGCGGGTCCCTTACGGCTTCCACGGATTGTTTGTGAAAGAAACTGATCTCAATAAGctatga